AATGTTCCGCTGTTGGCGTGCAGATGATCGCAGCATCGAGATCGTCTTGACCCAGCACCGCAGAAAGTGTGTCACAGACGCGTGCGTCTGGCCACAAATCGAGCCGTAGGCGTTCTGCCGTATCCGGAAAAGCATCAAACAGGGCCACGACTTCGCCGCGCCCGTCGGCGATCATTTTTTCGCTATGGTGGCGGCCCATACGCCCGCAACCAATCATGGCAAAGCGGAGTTTCGCCGTACTTTCCATCATCCGTTCCAGGTTGTGACGATCACCTTCATTGGGACAGCCTCAGTCCGCGCACCAGCAATCGACCGTGCTGCTCGAAACACGGTCGATCGAGCTCGTGCTGAGGAAAGACAACTCTCCCGCTTATTACTTGGCCTGTTCGGCCGCCCAATCCTGAATCGCTTTGACTTCTGGAGTCGGGTGTTCGCGAAGGGCCTCGAGCGCCTGAACGAAGGCAATGCATCCTGGCAGCGTCGTAACACACGGAATTGCATTGACCACCGAAGCCGATCGAATTCGTCCTTCGTCCGTTCGAGCTCCCTTGCCGCTCGGGGTGTTGAAGATTAGCGCGATCTCTTTGTTTGCCATGTAATCCAGCAGGTTGGGACGTCCTTCCTGCAATTTCTTGACGGTATCGACTTCCAATCCGTACTCGCGGAAGACTCGCGCCGTACCACTGGTGCACAGGATTTTGAAGCCAAGCCCCTGAAGTCGCCGCACCTGATCGATGAGCGCGTGTTTATGCGGACCAGACAGGCTGATGAAGACGGTTCCGGATTTCGGCAGCTTGTTGCCGGCGGCAATCTGACTTTTCGCGAACGCGATCGGAAACTCGTTCGAGATCCCCATCACTTCGCCCGTCGATTTCATTTCTGGGCCAAGGATGATGTCGACGCCCAAGAAGCGATTGAACGGGAACACGCTTTCTTTGACCGAGGTATAAGTCGGCACGACTTCACGCGTGACACCTTGTTCCTCAAGTGAAACATTTGCCATGATCTTGGCCGCGATCTTCGCGAGCGACACGTTCGTGGCTTTCGAAACGAACGGCGATGTCCGGCTGGCCCGAGGATTGACTTCAAGGATGTAGACGACGTACTCGGAAGGCGTCCCCGTCACTCCCGGTTGCGTGGCATCTGGTGCTCGTTTAACGGCAAACTGGATGTTCATCAGGCCGCGCACATTGAGTTCTCGTGCCAGTGCGTAGGTGGCCTGTTTGATTTCTTCGATCACTTCCTGTGGCAGCGAATAGGGAGGCAGCACACTGGCGGAATCGCCTGAGTGCACGCCGGCTTCTTCGATGTGTTCCATCACACCGCCGACGAGCGTCAGTTTGCCATCCGAAATCGCATCGACATCGACCTCGACCGCGTCTTCCAGGAACTTGTCGACCAGCACGGGACGGTCTGGCGAGACGTTGACCGCCTCGTTCATATACTTGGTGACAGTCTCTTCGTCGTAGCAAATTTCCATCGCCCGACCGCCCAGCACGAAGCTGGGGCGAATCAAGACGGGATAACCGATTTCGTTTGCGATCAGACGTGCGCCCTGTGCGTCGAACGCCGTTCCGTTTGGTGGCTGCCGCAGTCCGATCCGCTCCAGAATTCCCTGGAATCGCTTTCGATCTTCGGCGGCATCGATCATGTCCGGACTGGTTCCGATGATTTTGACACCGGCGGCCTCAAGACCACGCGCCAAGTTCAAGGGCGTCTGTCCGCCGAACTGCACGATGACGCCGTCTGGCTGCATGCGATCGCAGATATTCAAGACGTCTTCTGTGGTCAACGGTTCGAAGAAGAGCAAATCCGAGGTGTCGTAGTCGGTCGACACCGTTTCCGGATTCGAGTTGACCATGATGCTTTCGATTCCGAGTTCGCGCAGCGCGAACGAGGCCTGACAGCAGCAGTAGTCGAATTCGATGCCTTGTCCAATTCGATTGGGCCCACCGCCCAGGATGATGATTCGCTTTTTGTCGCCTTTGGCGGGCGTTTCGTCTTCAGATTCGTAGGTCGAATAGTAATACGGCGTGTAGGCTTCAAACTCGGCCGCACAGGTGTCGACTTGTTTGAACGTGGCCACGATTCCCAGCTCTTTACGCCGGGCCCGGACATCCATTTCCGTTTCGTCCCACCAGAAGGCGAGCTGTTGATCCGAGTAACCGTGCCGTTTCGCCTTTCGCAGCAACTCGATGGGAACATCTTCGAGATTGCTGAACTCGCGGATTTCGTTCTCGACAACGATCAGATTGCGGATTTGATCAAGGAACCAGGGGTCGATATTGGTCAGTTCGTAGACATCGGCAACCGACATTCCGGCTTTGAACGCATAGCGAATATAGAACATTCGCTGTTCGTTCGGTCGTGAGAGCATGCTTTCCAGTTCATCTCGGGAAGGCTGCTTCGGCGTTCCCCAGAGATCCTTCTTACCGCCACCCAGTCCGAAGTGGCCAATCTCAAGTCCCCGCAGGGCCTTTTGCAGCGATTCCTGGAACGTTCGACCGATGGCCATCGTTTCGCCGACGGACTTCATCTGAACTGTCAGTTCCGAGTCAGCATCGGGGAATTTTTCGAAGGTCCAGCGGGGGATCTTGGTAACGACATAATCGATCGTCGGTTCGAAACAGGCCAGAGTTTCACGCGTGATATCGTTTTGGATCTCATCCAGCCGGTATCCGACTGCCAGCTTGGCCGCGATTTTTGCAATCGGAAACCCGGTGGCCTTTGATGCGAGGGCGCTGGATCGGCTGACGCGCGGATTCATTTCAATCACGACCATGCGTCCGTCTCGCGGATTGATCGCGAACTGAACGTTGGAACCGCCCGTTTCGACGCCGATTTCACGCATGACGGCGATCGTTGCATCGCGCATCCTCTGATATTCTTTGTCGGACAGCGTTTGGGCCGGTGCGACCGTGATCGAGTCCCCAGTATGAACGCCCATCGGATCGAAGTTTTCGATGGCGCAGATGATCACGACGTTGTCGGCGTTATCGCGCATCACCTCCATCTCGTACTCTTTCCACCCGATGATGCTCTCGTCGAGCAGCACTTCGTGAACGGGTGAGAGTTCGAGACCTTTGCGGACCTTTTCCTCAAATTCATCGCGGTTGTAGGCGATGCCGCCGCCCACGCCGCCCAGCGTGAAACTGGCTCGAATGATCATCGGCAGGCCGATTTCTTCGAGGGCCAAACGTGCTTCGTCAATGTTGTGGACGATGCGGCTGCGGCACACTTCCAGGCCGATCTTGATCATGGCCTGTTTGAACGTGTCGCGTTCTTCCGCCTTCTTGATGACGTCGACGCGTGCGCCGAGCATTTCGACGCCGTACTTTTCGAGGACCCCGTGGCGGACCAGGTCCATTGCGACGTTCAAGCCCGTTTGGCCGCCGAGTGTCGGAAGCAGCGCATCCGGGCGTTCAACTTCGA
This genomic interval from Schlesneria paludicola DSM 18645 contains the following:
- the carB gene encoding carbamoyl-phosphate synthase large subunit, with protein sequence MPRRDDIHKILIIGSGPIVIGQACEFDYSGTQACKALREEGYIVVLVNSNPATIMTDPEMADRTYIEPINWEYVAKIIEVERPDALLPTLGGQTGLNVAMDLVRHGVLEKYGVEMLGARVDVIKKAEERDTFKQAMIKIGLEVCRSRIVHNIDEARLALEEIGLPMIIRASFTLGGVGGGIAYNRDEFEEKVRKGLELSPVHEVLLDESIIGWKEYEMEVMRDNADNVVIICAIENFDPMGVHTGDSITVAPAQTLSDKEYQRMRDATIAVMREIGVETGGSNVQFAINPRDGRMVVIEMNPRVSRSSALASKATGFPIAKIAAKLAVGYRLDEIQNDITRETLACFEPTIDYVVTKIPRWTFEKFPDADSELTVQMKSVGETMAIGRTFQESLQKALRGLEIGHFGLGGGKKDLWGTPKQPSRDELESMLSRPNEQRMFYIRYAFKAGMSVADVYELTNIDPWFLDQIRNLIVVENEIREFSNLEDVPIELLRKAKRHGYSDQQLAFWWDETEMDVRARRKELGIVATFKQVDTCAAEFEAYTPYYYSTYESEDETPAKGDKKRIIILGGGPNRIGQGIEFDYCCCQASFALRELGIESIMVNSNPETVSTDYDTSDLLFFEPLTTEDVLNICDRMQPDGVIVQFGGQTPLNLARGLEAAGVKIIGTSPDMIDAAEDRKRFQGILERIGLRQPPNGTAFDAQGARLIANEIGYPVLIRPSFVLGGRAMEICYDEETVTKYMNEAVNVSPDRPVLVDKFLEDAVEVDVDAISDGKLTLVGGVMEHIEEAGVHSGDSASVLPPYSLPQEVIEEIKQATYALARELNVRGLMNIQFAVKRAPDATQPGVTGTPSEYVVYILEVNPRASRTSPFVSKATNVSLAKIAAKIMANVSLEEQGVTREVVPTYTSVKESVFPFNRFLGVDIILGPEMKSTGEVMGISNEFPIAFAKSQIAAGNKLPKSGTVFISLSGPHKHALIDQVRRLQGLGFKILCTSGTARVFREYGLEVDTVKKLQEGRPNLLDYMANKEIALIFNTPSGKGARTDEGRIRSASVVNAIPCVTTLPGCIAFVQALEALREHPTPEVKAIQDWAAEQAK